In the genome of Candidatus Diapherotrites archaeon, the window TTGTGGATTGGGTTCTGAAAAAGAAAAAACTGATTTCATCGTTTTAATCGATGGCCTTTGTTCTGTAAGGCTCTTCGCGTGCGTCGCCACTGGAATTGGGAAAATATGATTCCAGTCCCCAATTATTAGAAAGGATCCATTCATTTATCTTTTTCATTCATCTCTTTCGTTTGCGTTTGCTTTTACGCAAGCTCCGCTTGGGGGGGACTTTGGCTTCCTGCAGGAGGGTAAAGAATTTGGGGGCGTATTGCTCGAAGACCTCTTCCAACTGTTTCTTGGAATGGGTTTGGGTGGACTTGTTGGCCAAGGTCTGGATGAGACTGGTTAATTCCAGGGGAAGGATGAATTTGGTGGAAGCGCCCTGGCCTAATACTTCCAGGGCTTTGATATAGAAATAGGAAAGCGATTTGTCATCCAGGAGTTTGGCGGCCTCACGAATGGAATCGATTTCCGCCTGCATCCCCAGGGCGCGCTGGATTTGAGCTAATTTGGCCTGCTCGGCCGCGGCGCGGGATGAAAAAGCCTCCTCCACTTCTTTGGGAACCTCAATACTCTGGATCTCCACGCTTTCAACGGAAACCCCCCACGAGCGGGCTATCTGCTGGAGGTCTTTCTGGATCTCCGTATTGAGAGTCGCAATGTCCGAGATGAGCTCGGAGAGGAGCATGCCACCTGAAACATCCCTCAATTTGGCCTGCACGAACTGCTGAGCCCCTTTCGCATAATCATCCACCTCGATCACTGAATTAATCACGGACTGATCGTCCTTCTTCACGAAAAGATAGATAACCGCATCCACCTTCACCACGATGTTATCTTTAGTGATGATACTCTGAGGGGGCACATCCAATGTCTGCGTGCGGAGGTCCACGATCTTGAATGTCTCGAAGAGGGGGATAACCAAAGTCCACCCCGGCCCCCCGACGCGGCGCACCCTTCCCAAACGGTAAATGACCGCGCGCTCATATTCCTTGAGAGTAAGGAGGAAATCGTATTGGTTGACCACGAGGAGGAAGAGGATGAGGAAACCCAGGATGAGAACCGCCTGGGCGAGGAAAGTGGCGTTGACCGCGACGAAATAGAGCGCCACCACCCCCACGATGAGCGCGCCAGCGAAAATGCCCTGCTTGACCTTGTAGGACTCCACCTTCCCCAAACGTTTACCCATTGATCGTTGCTCCCTAAAAGGGGTAAAATCCCCATAGGTTTAATATTTCCCTGCTTTTAAATGGTTTTATGCCCGAACGCGCCATCGCCGTCATCTGCGTCGACCGGGACAACGATTTCGGCCGGAAAGCTGGGATTAATGGTCCCATCATCGGACGGAAGGACAATTTGAGAGCGGCCGTGAAACTGGCCCTCGCCGACCCCACCGACAGCGATGCCAACTGCCTCTTCGCCGCCATTCAACGGTATGACGAGCTCAAGGAGAAATATGAACGCATCGAAATTGTAACATTCGTGGGAAGTAAAAAATTCGGGTTCGAGAGCGACGTGAAGATCAACGACCAATTGGATGAGTTCATGGAACAGTTCCACGCGGAACAATTCGTTTTAGTTACCGATGGGGCGGAGGATGATCAAATCATCCCCATCCTGCAGAGCCGGGCCCCCATTCTCTCCAAGCAAATTGTGATCGTGAAGCAGGCCCGGGAAGTGGAATCCACCTATTATACGATAAAAGAAGCCCTCAAGGATCCTTTCCTCGCGCGACTCGTTTTCGGGGCCCCGGGATTGGTTATTTTGCTTTACCTATTATCCCCCACCATTGGGTTACAATTGGTGGCCGGGTTGTTTGGGGTTTATTTGATACTCAAGGGGTTTGGGTTGGAAGAAAAGCTGCTCAGCGGGATTAAGGAAGTCGCGAGCTCCATCAACGCGCAACGGGTGAGCTTCCCCTTCTATATAGGGGCGATACTCATCATCGCATTCGGAATATTCTCATCTGGGCCCCCGCTGTACCGCGCCTATTTGGAATACAACGCGGGAGAGTTAGTGGCATCTATGCAGAGCGCCTCAGTGGGAATGGATTTCGTGCTCCTGTTCGGGATGGTCACGGTGCTGGCTTATCTTGTTGGGAAAGGAGCGGATGCGGTGCAATTGAAGCGCGCGTATCTGCTGCGCACCTATTTGTTGACGGCCGTAGGGGTAATCATGGGAACCTTGTTGTTCGGCACCGCCAAAGGAGTATTGGTGGGAACCACAACCCTGAACTGGTTTCTCGTCCTCCTGCCATTGACATTCCTCTTCTTCTTCGCGGTTTACAAGGTGACGAATGTCCTGGACATCCGGAAACGGGTGACGCGGCTGCTCATCGGTTTGCCGGTGTACACCCCCACGGGAAAATGGGTGGGGAAGATAGAAAAGATTTCCAAAGACAAGGGAACGGCGGAATTCACCCTGAAGAAACAGAAAGTCACCCTTTCTCCGGAGGACTTCAACCTGAATAATGGAAAAGTTCTCCTGCGCCGGAATGTGCAGTGATTCTTATTAATACAAATTTGAGTACAGATCAAACCTTTGTTTTGGAGAGCAATTTTTCGATGGGTTTGTGCACATTGAAGGCGATGAGCTTGCCGAGCTGGCGGAGGAAAATAGTCGTTTTCGTCCCGCGCATGAACGCATGATCCAATACCTCCGCGAGCGTGGAAACGGGAATAATCACGATGCCATTCAACTCTTTCGTGGTCAACACCACATCCGCCGCATTGGCCTTGGGAATAATCACTTCCTTGAAACCCGCGCGGGCGGCCGCGTACACCTTGCTGGTGACCCCCCCCACGGGTAAAACCTCTCCCCGCACACTCAAACTGCCGGTCATGGCCAAATCTTGCTTGACGGGAATCCCTTCCAATGCGGAAATGACCGCCGTGGCCACTGATACGGAAGCGGAATCCCCTTCCACCCCCTCATAGGTTTGGAGGAACTGGATATGGACATCGTGCTTGGAGATGTCTTTTCCTGAAAGTTTCTTGATGAGCGCGGAGACATTCTGCACGGCCTCTTTGGCTATGTCCCCCAATTTTCCCGTGGCAATCAATTTGCCCTCGGCACTGCTCTGGGCGGGTGCTATCTCCGCCTCGATGGGAAGGATAAGACCAGCGTCCCCATCCGCGGAAACCGCGAGGCCATTTACGCGCCCCACGGCGACCCCCACGGATTTATACACCTCGTAATCGCGCTTTTGTTCGAGCATATTGGAGACCATCTGCTGCTCCAGGGTCCGCGCGGTGGTGCGGGCATCGTACACGTCCTCGGCCGACACTAATGGGTGTTGGCGCGCCTTAGCCAAATCCCCGGCGGCCCGGATGAGACCGCCTAAATCGCGGAGTTTCAATGTGAGTTTGCCCTTTCTCCCGGCGCGACGCTTGGCCTCGAACAAAATAATTTCCACCGCCCCCTTGGTGAAATGGGGGATCTTGCCATCCTTGGTCACTTCCTGGGCAACGAACTGGACGATACGCTTACGATTTTCCTGCGTATCATCCATATCGAGGTTCATGTAGACCTCGTAACCATATCCGCGAATGCGCGAACGTAAAGCGGGATGCACATTACGCAGAGCATCGTAATTACCTGCGGCCACCAGGACGAAATCACACGGCACGGGTTCAGTCCTCGACATGGCTCCAGATGACATTTCACTTTGACCCGTAATAGAATATTTTTTCTCCTGCATGGCCGTCAACAACTCCTGCTGGGATTTGGGAGTGAGGGTGGCCACTTCATCCAGGAAAAGAACGCCCCCGGAAACGCGGTGGATCATCCCGGGTTCTACTCTCAAATGGGGTGGGGTGCCGAGGCCGCCTGACTGGAGAGGGTCATGACGTATGTCGCCAAGCAATGCCCCCGCCCGCGCGCCCGTTCCTTCGATAAAAGGAGCAATTTTTTTCCCGGAATGATCTACCAACAATTTGGGGGTCTGCTTCACGGTGGGCCGGTTCATCTGCGCCCCCACGGCGACCGCGAAGATGAGGATACCCCCCAGGATGAGAGTGGCGGCATATACGACATCGGGCATCCACCCTAACGTCCATACGATATACGAGAGGATAAACCATCCTAAAGGGAAGAGGAGGCTAAGGAGGCGGGTGTTGTCCTCTTGCTTCTGGGCCTCTAAACGGGTCTGGTGGAGGATCTGTTTCCCTTCC includes:
- the lonB gene encoding ATP-dependent protease LonB, producing the protein MPRKKSIPPVVSPLTEMGKLDVPMDFESTEDVPVPNSLVNQVIGQDKAVEIITKAAAQKRNVLLIGVPGIGKSMLAQAMAEILPISRLYDVLIYPNDEDPNTPKVRVVRAGEGKQILHQTRLEAQKQEDNTRLLSLLFPLGWFILSYIVWTLGWMPDVVYAATLILGGILIFAVAVGAQMNRPTVKQTPKLLVDHSGKKIAPFIEGTGARAGALLGDIRHDPLQSGGLGTPPHLRVEPGMIHRVSGGVLFLDEVATLTPKSQQELLTAMQEKKYSITGQSEMSSGAMSRTEPVPCDFVLVAAGNYDALRNVHPALRSRIRGYGYEVYMNLDMDDTQENRKRIVQFVAQEVTKDGKIPHFTKGAVEIILFEAKRRAGRKGKLTLKLRDLGGLIRAAGDLAKARQHPLVSAEDVYDARTTARTLEQQMVSNMLEQKRDYEVYKSVGVAVGRVNGLAVSADGDAGLILPIEAEIAPAQSSAEGKLIATGKLGDIAKEAVQNVSALIKKLSGKDISKHDVHIQFLQTYEGVEGDSASVSVATAVISALEGIPVKQDLAMTGSLSVRGEVLPVGGVTSKVYAAARAGFKEVIIPKANAADVVLTTKELNGIVIIPVSTLAEVLDHAFMRGTKTTIFLRQLGKLIAFNVHKPIEKLLSKTKV
- a CDS encoding DUF373 family protein, with protein sequence MPERAIAVICVDRDNDFGRKAGINGPIIGRKDNLRAAVKLALADPTDSDANCLFAAIQRYDELKEKYERIEIVTFVGSKKFGFESDVKINDQLDEFMEQFHAEQFVLVTDGAEDDQIIPILQSRAPILSKQIVIVKQAREVESTYYTIKEALKDPFLARLVFGAPGLVILLYLLSPTIGLQLVAGLFGVYLILKGFGLEEKLLSGIKEVASSINAQRVSFPFYIGAILIIAFGIFSSGPPLYRAYLEYNAGELVASMQSASVGMDFVLLFGMVTVLAYLVGKGADAVQLKRAYLLRTYLLTAVGVIMGTLLFGTAKGVLVGTTTLNWFLVLLPLTFLFFFAVYKVTNVLDIRKRVTRLLIGLPVYTPTGKWVGKIEKISKDKGTAEFTLKKQKVTLSPEDFNLNNGKVLLRRNVQ
- a CDS encoding SPFH domain-containing protein, producing MGKRLGKVESYKVKQGIFAGALIVGVVALYFVAVNATFLAQAVLILGFLILFLLVVNQYDFLLTLKEYERAVIYRLGRVRRVGGPGWTLVIPLFETFKIVDLRTQTLDVPPQSIITKDNIVVKVDAVIYLFVKKDDQSVINSVIEVDDYAKGAQQFVQAKLRDVSGGMLLSELISDIATLNTEIQKDLQQIARSWGVSVESVEIQSIEVPKEVEEAFSSRAAAEQAKLAQIQRALGMQAEIDSIREAAKLLDDKSLSYFYIKALEVLGQGASTKFILPLELTSLIQTLANKSTQTHSKKQLEEVFEQYAPKFFTLLQEAKVPPKRSLRKSKRKRKR